The Parambassis ranga chromosome 13, fParRan2.1, whole genome shotgun sequence genome contains the following window.
GTATGTCCCATGGCTGTTCTGCTGTGCCTGCGGTACCCTGCAAAACTAAACGACAATAAAAACCTTGAAACTCTTCAGCGCAGGGTGTAAGAGAAGCGGGTCAAACGACAGGCTGTACATTCATACATTCTAGGTGGCTAAATGCTAACACGAAACAAAGTGTGAGCGTGCGTTTTCCTGCTATTGAAAAGTTGTTCAGTTTTAACAATTAACAACAATGATTAAGTTTTGGTGCTTACATAAACATGGTAGTTTTCAGGTGCTGTAGTGGATAGGGCAATGTTAGCCACAATTACCTCATTGATGAAAGATATTTTCTCGCTGTGTTGTCGCATAAACGAGTCCTCCAGGCCGGTATGTCTGATTTATAAATCTTTTAGATTATCCGCCGTATACAAAGAATCGTGTTTTTTTCTAGAGTGAACCTCGTGTAAGTGGGTTGTACATAATAAAATAGTAATTACATTTCTACCACGTAGTGCAACATGCCATACTGATTTTAAATATCCACCAACAAAGGAGCAGGTTCTGTACTCATAACACCACTTATTTAAAAACTGGCCAGTATCAAACTGATACCAGCATACACATTCTAGGTGTTTGTACCACCACACATACTTTGTCCATTTAGCTCTTCTTATTTACTCAGAGTATTGTGTCATATTTAACGTAATATGtattgtttctgtttgttttcaggagtCTGTTAACGAAGCCCAAGTCAGAAATGACCCCCGAGGAGCTCCAGAaacgagaggaggaggagttcaaCACTGGCCCCCTGTCAGTGCTCACACAGTCagtcaaaaacaacacccaGGTCCTAATAAACTGTCGGAACAACAAGAAGCTGCTCGGAAGAGTCAAGGCTTTTGACAGGTACTGAGTCAGATGCTGATTCACCGTTTGTTGATAGTTTAGTATTAGATTAACAAGCATTTCATTTCGCTGTGTTGTGTACAATCTAATTTTAATTTCTGTCTTATCAATTGTAATTATTACTTAGGTGTCAAAACATTTACTTCTTTCGTAGCTTCCTTTATTGGTTTTTACCTCTTTGACTGTATTTACATCAAAGTCAATGCTACATTTCAGTGTGTTGTATCCTCACTTTTATTACAGGCATTGTAACATGGTCTTGGAGAATGTGAAGGAGATGTGGACAGAAGTTCCTAAGAGTGGGAAGGGAAAGAAGAAGTCTAAGCCTGTGAATAAGGACCGCTACATTTCTAAAATGTTCCTCAGGGGAGATTCTGTCATTGTCGTGCTTAGAAATCCTCTGATCACAGGAAAATGAACTCTTTAAACTCATCTGTCTGACCTGGCCACAtggccttttttcttttttattggtTATTT
Protein-coding sequences here:
- the snrpd2 gene encoding small nuclear ribonucleoprotein Sm D2 — protein: MSLLTKPKSEMTPEELQKREEEEFNTGPLSVLTQSVKNNTQVLINCRNNKKLLGRVKAFDRHCNMVLENVKEMWTEVPKSGKGKKKSKPVNKDRYISKMFLRGDSVIVVLRNPLITGK